In Subdoligranulum variabile, the genomic stretch CCGGTGGAATCGGTGGTGACCGAGCGGTCGATGAGGCCCATCTCGGTGAGTTCGTTCAGGTTCTGGGTCAGCGTGGGCAGACTCATGGACAGCTGGAAAGCCAGCTCCTGTTTGGTAACGGGCTCCCACCGCGCAATGAGATAGCGGTAGACCCGGTTGCGGTTCTGTTTACGCAGCTCTACTGTGGATAACGGTCTGTGAGCACTCATAACAGCCCCCTTGCACCAACTTTTGTAAAACTGGTTTCATTATACCATGGAACTGTGCAGAATGCAAACGCTGCAGCCAAAAAAACGGTTGAAATTGTGCAATATTTTTGTATTTTCCGGTGGAGTGGAACAAAAAAGCCACCGGCTCATGCCGGTGGCTCCGGGTGTACTTGCCAACCCGTTACAGTTTTTCCCAGCCGGAGGCGATTTTTTCGTCCAGCTCGGCGAAGGTGCGCAGCCCGCTGAGGGCATCGTAGGCTTCCACGCAGCTGGCACCGGTGCCCGCCGCATAGTGCAGGCAGGTCTCCAGGGGACAGCCGTCCAGCCGGGCCTTGAGGAAGGCCGCAATGCTGGTGTCCCCCGCCCCGGTGCCGGACAGCACCCGCGCCGGTTTGTAGCTGCGCTCGAACCGCTCGGTGGTGCCGTCGGTGTAGTAGAGCCCCGGCGTGCCGCACTTGATGAGCAGCTCGTGGGCCCCCAGCGCCAGCACCTGCCGGGCCAGGGGGCGGATGTCGGTGTCCAGATCCAGCACGGCGGTGACGTCGCCGCCCTCCGCCCGGCGCAGCCAGCGCTCATACCGCGGCCGGTCCGCCATGAAGCAGAGTTCCTCCACACTGGGCACAAAGCAGTCCACATAGCGCAGCACCCGCCGCAAAATCAGCGTCCAGTCCGCCCGGCCGGCGTCGGTGCCGGGGTCCACCGCCGCCATATCCAGCGAGGTGTGCAGCCCCGCCGCCTTGGCACGGCGGAAGATCTCGGCCAGTTCGGCGCCGTCCTCGGCGTACATATGGCGCATGAGGGGCGGATACCCGAAGTGGAACCAGGCCGCTCCGGTCAGTTTGTCGGAGTCAATGTCGTCAGCCCGGAAGGTATCGTTGGCGCCGGGATTGTGCAGGAAGATGCGGTCGGTGCCCGGCGGCGCGATGACGATGGAGTAGGAGGTGCTGCTGTCCGGCGAGACGATCATCCCTTCCGCCGCGTCATACTGCCGCAGCCGTTCCAGGATGAGCCGGCCGAAGTCGTCATCCCCCACCTTGCCCATCAGTTCCACCTCGGCGCCGAGGATCTTCAGCGCCAGACCGGTGTTGGCCACGGCGCCGCCGGTGTGCAGGTCCACCCCCGCCATCTGCACCAGCTTGCCGGGGGCCAGCAGCCGGTTCAGCGGCTGGGGACTGCCCGCGGGAAAGACCGGCGTGATGTCCAGGCAGATATGCCCCGCCACGATGATCTTTTTGCCTGCCACGGCGCGCTCACCCCCTGCCCGCGCTGCCGAAGATGCGCATCTTCTTCATGGTCTCCTGCTGCACCGCGTCGGCGATGCCGTTCTGCAGGTCGGTGAGGCCGCAGCCCTCCCGGTAGAGGTCGTGGGCGGCCCGGGCCGCCGCACAGTTGATGTCGGTAAAAATGTTGATCTTGGCGATGCCGTTGGCCACACAGTTCCGGAAATTCTCGTCGGACAGGCCGCTGCCGCCGTGGAGCACCAGCGGGGTGGACACGGTATGGGCGATCTCGGCCAGGCGGCCGATATCCAGCCTGGGTTTGGATTTGTAGGCGCCGTGAGCTGTGCCGATGGCCACCGCCAGGGCGTCCACCTCGGTGCGGTTCACAAAGTCCAGGGCCTGGGCGGGCTGGGTGTAGATGCTGCCGTCATCGTCGGCCACATTGTCCCCCACATGGCCCAGTTCCCCCTCCACCGAGGCGCCGAACAACCGGGCAATGCGCACCATCTGGGCCACCCGGCCGATGTTGTGCTCGTAGGAATCGGTGGAGCAGTCGTACATGATGGAGGAAAAGCCCAGCCGCAGGGCTTCCAGGATCTTCGGCTCGGTGAGGCCGTGGTCAAAGTGCAGCACCACCGGCACCGTGGCCTTTTTGGCCATGGGCAGCAGGAAATAGGCCAGTTCCTCCAGGCTGGCGTAGGGCAGAAGCACCTCCGCCGTGCCGATGATCACCGGGCTTCTCAGCGCCTCGGCGGCCGCCAGCACGCCCTTGGCCATCTCCAGATTCACCGTGTTGAACAGCCCCACACCGTAATGGTTTTTCTGGGCGTCTTTCAGCACTTCCCGCAGGGTAACAAGCATTGGTATCCCTCCGATCCGCTCACGCCAAACCCATGAGCAGATTCATCACATACATTTCCAGCGATTCAAAGTCCCGGTTCTCCACGCACTTCTTCTGGAAGTCATAGTCGAACCGCTCCACCTTCTCCTCCAGCGCCTTGAAGATGTTCAGGCTGTTCTCCAGGTGCTTGTAGCTGTCCTCGTCCCGGGTGGTGCGCATGGCCTTCACGTCCAGGCCCACGTACTCTCCGTGGCTGCCGTAGTTGTTCTCCTTCAGCACCTTCACCTGGTTGAATGCCGCCCGCAGATTCTCCACGCCGAAGCTCTTGTCCTGGTCGTAGCGGATGCCGTTCTGGTCGTTGAGGTGCACCGTCATCAGCTTGCCCATGGCCAGGGCAAAGCCGATCTCGTGGGCGGGGTCCAGCCCCGCCAGGATGGCATGGGCGCTCTCCAGGTTGCCGCCTACCCGGGATGGGTCGATGGTGGCCGCCGAGATGGCCATCACATGGCCGATGGTGCCGCAGATGCTGCGGTCGATGGGCTCATTGGGCTTGGGCTCGATGCAGACGCGGATCTTGGGGTCGTATTCCAGCATCTTGTTGATGGCCTCGATGAGCATCTTGGTGGCCCAGACGGGAGATTTGCTCTCGGCACAGAGGGTGCCTTCCCGGGCCAGCCACAGCACGATCAGGTCAGTGCCCAGCTCGTGGGCGATGTCGATGGAGCGGTAGGCCCGCCACATGGCGTAGTCCCGGTCCTCCTGGGAGATGCTCATGAAGCCGCCGTCCTGGGTATGGGGGTCCATCCAGAGGCGGGGCGCCACGAACTCCGCCTTGAGGCCGTATTTGTCCAGCTTCTGCTTCATCTCCCGGGCTTTTTCCTTGATCTCTTCCTCGGTGTAGTCGTTGATGTTGGGCACGGCGTCGTCGTCATGGAACTGCACGGCGGAGAAGCCCAGCTCAGCAAACTTCTTGAATTTTTCCTCGATGGGGATGGTCTTGCGGGTGGCGGGGCCGTAGGAATCGGCGCCCTCGTGGACATTCCAGGGGCCGACGGAAAACTTGAATTTGGTCATGATGAAACTCCTTTTCTGTATAGCAGGTCAATCGGTCTTGAGGGCGTCGTCAAAGGCCACGTCGGAGGGCATGAAGTTGATCTTCTTGGTGAAGGCGCAGGCCTCGGTGCCGCCGAAGATGCGCTCCATGCCGCTGTCCTCCCACTCGATGGAGAGGGGGCCGTTGTAGCCGATCTGATTGAGCACCCGGATGATGTTGTCGAAGTCCACGTCGCCGTGGCCCGGGGAGACGAAGTTCCAGCCCCGGCGCTGGTCGCCGAAGGTGATGTGGGAACCCAGGATGCCGTTGCGGCCGTTGAGGTTCAGCTTGGTGTCCTTGATGTGGACGTGGTAGATGCGATCGGCGAAGTCATAGAGGAACATGGCCGGATCCAGCCCCTGCCAGATCAGGTGGCTGGGGTCAAAGTTGATGCCCAGGGTGGGACGGTAGTCAAAGACCTCCAGCAGCTTTTTGGTGCTCCAGTAGTCGTAGGCGATCTCGGTGGGGTGGACTTCCAGCGCCAGCCGGACGCCGTACTGGTCGTAGACATCCATGATGGGGGACCACAGTTCCTTGATCCGGGCATAGCCCGCATCGATCTGCTCCTGGGAGGTCTGGGGGAAGGAATACCACATCTTCCAGATGGGCGAACCCATGAAGAAGGTCACCACCTTCACCCCCAGGTTGTGGGCCGCCTTGGCCGCGCATTCCATCTGATGAATGCCCCAGGCGCGGATCTCCTCCGGCTTGCCCGCCAGGGAGGAGGGCGCGAAGTTGTCCAGACGGCTGTCGTAGGCGTCGGGGTCGGCGTCTCCCACGCACTGCCCGGGCAGGTGCATGCCGATGGCCCAGCAGCCCAGGTCGTAGCGGGCCAGGGTGTCCTTCAGTTCCTGCACGTAGGCGGCGTCCTCGGCGGCGCGCTCCACGTCGATCTGCCCCCAGGAGGCGATCTCCAGGCCCTCATAGCCCATCTGTTTTGCGGTCTTGCACATTTCC encodes the following:
- a CDS encoding carbohydrate kinase family protein — encoded protein: MAGKKIIVAGHICLDITPVFPAGSPQPLNRLLAPGKLVQMAGVDLHTGGAVANTGLALKILGAEVELMGKVGDDDFGRLILERLRQYDAAEGMIVSPDSSTSYSIVIAPPGTDRIFLHNPGANDTFRADDIDSDKLTGAAWFHFGYPPLMRHMYAEDGAELAEIFRRAKAAGLHTSLDMAAVDPGTDAGRADWTLILRRVLRYVDCFVPSVEELCFMADRPRYERWLRRAEGGDVTAVLDLDTDIRPLARQVLALGAHELLIKCGTPGLYYTDGTTERFERSYKPARVLSGTGAGDTSIAAFLKARLDGCPLETCLHYAAGTGASCVEAYDALSGLRTFAELDEKIASGWEKL
- a CDS encoding class II fructose-bisphosphate aldolase, whose amino-acid sequence is MLVTLREVLKDAQKNHYGVGLFNTVNLEMAKGVLAAAEALRSPVIIGTAEVLLPYASLEELAYFLLPMAKKATVPVVLHFDHGLTEPKILEALRLGFSSIMYDCSTDSYEHNIGRVAQMVRIARLFGASVEGELGHVGDNVADDDGSIYTQPAQALDFVNRTEVDALAVAIGTAHGAYKSKPRLDIGRLAEIAHTVSTPLVLHGGSGLSDENFRNCVANGIAKINIFTDINCAAARAAHDLYREGCGLTDLQNGIADAVQQETMKKMRIFGSAGRG
- a CDS encoding TIM barrel protein, whose product is MTKFKFSVGPWNVHEGADSYGPATRKTIPIEEKFKKFAELGFSAVQFHDDDAVPNINDYTEEEIKEKAREMKQKLDKYGLKAEFVAPRLWMDPHTQDGGFMSISQEDRDYAMWRAYRSIDIAHELGTDLIVLWLAREGTLCAESKSPVWATKMLIEAINKMLEYDPKIRVCIEPKPNEPIDRSICGTIGHVMAISAATIDPSRVGGNLESAHAILAGLDPAHEIGFALAMGKLMTVHLNDQNGIRYDQDKSFGVENLRAAFNQVKVLKENNYGSHGEYVGLDVKAMRTTRDEDSYKHLENSLNIFKALEEKVERFDYDFQKKCVENRDFESLEMYVMNLLMGLA
- a CDS encoding sugar phosphate isomerase/epimerase family protein; translation: MARPVTIFTGQWADLPLEEMCKTAKQMGYEGLEIASWGQIDVERAAEDAAYVQELKDTLARYDLGCWAIGMHLPGQCVGDADPDAYDSRLDNFAPSSLAGKPEEIRAWGIHQMECAAKAAHNLGVKVVTFFMGSPIWKMWYSFPQTSQEQIDAGYARIKELWSPIMDVYDQYGVRLALEVHPTEIAYDYWSTKKLLEVFDYRPTLGINFDPSHLIWQGLDPAMFLYDFADRIYHVHIKDTKLNLNGRNGILGSHITFGDQRRGWNFVSPGHGDVDFDNIIRVLNQIGYNGPLSIEWEDSGMERIFGGTEACAFTKKINFMPSDVAFDDALKTD